In Maledivibacter sp., the genomic stretch AAAGCAGATGATAAAATCTGCCATTCGTTTAGAGATGATGGGGGCAGATGTTATAATCATGCCTTGCAATACAGCCCATTATTTTTATGATGAAATTATACAATATATAGATGTGCCCTTTATCAATATGATATCAGAAACTGCGAAGGAAACAGCAAAATTATTTCCTAATGAAAAAATAGGGCTTCTGGCAACGGAAGGAACCTACAAGGCGGGTATATATGATAAGGTATTTGATAAATATAATTTGAATTTGGTCACGCCTGATTACGATAAGCAAAAATATATTATGGAACTAATATATAATATAAAAAAGGGCAAAGATAATATGGATATTACAAATTTTAAAGGCGTTTTGGAGGAATTGAAGGAA encodes the following:
- a CDS encoding amino acid racemase, translating into MKTIGILGGMGPLATADLFKKIITLTDANSDNEHIEIIVENNTEIPDRTDYIINNGDNPTKQMIKSAIRLEMMGADVIIMPCNTAHYFYDEIIQYIDVPFINMISETAKETAKLFPNEKIGLLATEGTYKAGIYDKVFDKYNLNLVTPDYDKQKYIMELIYNIKKGKDNMDITNFKGVLEELKEQGVKAFILGCTELPIAFQMFDIGEECIDPTKILACSSIKFVGKNIKTT